The Staphylococcus saprophyticus subsp. saprophyticus ATCC 15305 = NCTC 7292 genome contains the following window.
CACTCACGCCTGAGGGTGTTGTTCTATATTCTGGATCTTTAGTTAAACGACCGACTAAAACAACTCTATTTATCATTTAAGCGACCCCCATCTATTATTTTCTAGTTTTATCTTCGTCTTCACGAATTACGATATAACGGATTACATCGTCAGAAATTTTAGCTAAACGTTGGAATTCGTCAGTAGCTTCGTTATCAGCTGTTTGGATACGTACGATATTGTAGTAACCTTCACTGAAATCGTTAATTTCATAAGCTAAACGGCGTTTGCCCCAGTCTTTAGCTTCTAAAACTTCTGAACCGTGAGAAGCTAAAATTCCGTTGAAACGTTCAACGACTGCTTTTTTAGCATCTTCTTCGATATTCGGACGAATGATGTACATAACTTCATATGTTCTCATTGTATAATTGCACCTCCTTGTGGTCTATGCGGCTCATCATCAAATGTGATAAGCAAGGAATAATTTTCATTACTCACAATCAAGAATTATAGCACATGCCTTTACATTTTACAATGGGTTTAACACGTTATAGCACGTTAAATTTCATAGTTGTTTCATATGAAACATTATGAAATTTAATCATTCATGATATCTACCAAAGCATTCAAGTTAAATAAACATGACATCTTCTACGATTATATTTTCAAATTAAATCATTATTCAAATACTAATTAATATCAATAAAATTTAAATATCTTTTAAGGTAAGGTTGAAAAGTATATTTAATTCTAATAGCATATCATCTATATTATTTTTTGATGTCATATTTACTATTTTTCAAAATAAATTTCAATAATCTACATAGATAAAGGGGATGCTTATGTTTTCAAAATTCAAAAAAGGCTTACTTGCAGGAAGTATATTTTTTGCATCAACAGTCATTATCAATACAACTTACGCCTCCGATAACCCTTCTAACCAAAAAGGTACAATGGGTTATGGCTATCAACAATATTTAGAAAAGCATCCAGATAAAGCGTCTCAACAAAAACAAGAAAGTGGCTCTAAATCCATGCAAGCCGAATCTGGAACAACGCAATCTGGTGAACGTGTGTTGGATATTTCTGAATGGCAAGGTGAGTTAACGACACAAGAAGTCAAAGACTTAAAAGAGAATTATGATTTCATTATTATAAGAGCTCAATATGGCTCAGAAAAAGTGGATGCTGCATTAGAGCACAATTCTGCTTTATTAGATAAAAACGGTTTAGACTTTGGTGTATATTCCTATAGTATGTATGAAAATCCTGACGACGCAAGATACGAGGCGCAGACACTTTACAATCGTGCTCCAAAAGCGAGTTTCTATATCAACGATTTTGAAGAAAATACTGTAACTTCTGGTACGCCTGAAGAAAGCACAGACGCTTGGTATGATGAAATGAAAAGATTAGCTGGCGATAAAAAAGTATTATTTTATTCTTATGAAAATTTCATGGTAGAAAATGCTTCTAATTCTGTAGGTCAATATGATGGTTACTGGTTGGCAAATTATAATCCAGGTCAACCTACACGTGAACACGTCCTCTGGCAATATACAGATAGCTATGCATCTCCTGAATTAAATCAAGATGTTGATGCAAATTATGTAGGACCTGGTGTTGAAACATCTTGGTTCACTTCGTAAAAATTTTAACCTTGATGTTATTTTAAAAGTGCATTTTCTTTATCAACGCTGTACTTCTATTTTTAACATCTCAAATTGAAGCACACCGCATGTCACTAACATTAATATATAGATTAGAAAAAACCCCTCATTACTCGTTGTAATGAGGGGTTGCTTTGTATCTTATACATTAAATCTA
Protein-coding sequences here:
- the rpsF gene encoding 30S ribosomal protein S6 — its product is MRTYEVMYIIRPNIEEDAKKAVVERFNGILASHGSEVLEAKDWGKRRLAYEINDFSEGYYNIVRIQTADNEATDEFQRLAKISDDVIRYIVIREDEDKTRK
- a CDS encoding GH25 family lysozyme — encoded protein: MFSKFKKGLLAGSIFFASTVIINTTYASDNPSNQKGTMGYGYQQYLEKHPDKASQQKQESGSKSMQAESGTTQSGERVLDISEWQGELTTQEVKDLKENYDFIIIRAQYGSEKVDAALEHNSALLDKNGLDFGVYSYSMYENPDDARYEAQTLYNRAPKASFYINDFEENTVTSGTPEESTDAWYDEMKRLAGDKKVLFYSYENFMVENASNSVGQYDGYWLANYNPGQPTREHVLWQYTDSYASPELNQDVDANYVGPGVETSWFTS